The Acetobacter sp. DNA window AAGACGTCTGACGTTGAACTCCAGATCAAAGTGATTCCGGAAAAAACGGCTGAAAGAATGCACAACGACAACATCGAAACGCCTTGGTTTTTCTGAGGCCACTTCCATCAGTTTCTGAAATTCCGGTCTCCTGTCATCTGTTGCCGAGGCTCCCGGCTCGATAAAGACTTCAGCGACCTCCCAGCCTTTCGCGGCACAATAGGCTTCAGTCTGGCGCTGCTGATCGGGAATTGACAGGTCGTGCTCGGCCTGCCGCCCTGTTGAGACGCGCAGATAAAGGGCTGCGCGCAGGGACGGCAGTGGCCGGAGGGGGCTCGAAGCAAGGGGCAAGGATGTCATGGCAAAACCTCATCAGAATATCGATTTCCGCTTTGTCGACGGGGATTTCTGGCGGCAGATCGTCCTGAACCCGCCAGTTCTGCATTTTGTGGGAGAGTGCCACGGACCGCCGCCCTGAACCAGAGTCGATCTGCCTATGCCGGACTGGTTCGCCCCGTCGGGGCAATATCGCGCGATTCATGAGCGCGTATCCACAACCGGAGTGCCGATAGTCTTCTGCCTGAAAGTAATGGATCTCTGAATGTGATTATTAATACTTTCAGTTACTATAAAACGCGATCTGCCTATTTTTATCGTGACTATCCTGCCTAATGCAGCAAGTCTGTATGCTGTTTCACGTGAAAATCCGAATAATTCAGCAGTCTTACCAACGCCAATTACTTCCGAGAAATTGAATATTTCCTGCATCGATGCTGCTTTCAACTCGCACTTCGTTGAAAGCAGCATCGATGAGGGCACGGGAAACAAAAACTGCAATTTCCGTTGCATTTTTCGGATCGAAACGAGAAATGACCCGGCATGATGTGCACGGCCTGCCGTTCCGGTCACATCGCACTCGTATTTCCTGCGCTTATTCTACGAAAAACAGACTGGAGAGAGATTTGTCCGTTCCCGCGCCCGGTCGAACCGCTTTGCGGAAAAAACTGAATTCTGGCTTCAGGCCGCTCCAGGCACACGGCGGTTCCTGTGCAGCACGGGCTGCGTCAGGAGTTCATTCCGGCTTGCTATGCTGCGGTTCATAACCACCCAGTATGTTAAGAATTTTTTTGGGTAGTGGCGGAAGAACCAGAACAGGAGGTTTCATGCACGCAGGTTTTTCTTTTTCTCCCATGTCCGTTGCTACCGGGGAGACATCCGGGGAAGGTAGCTCGGGAGCAGCCATACCTACCTTGTCAGCGACGTCCTCTGTCCGATCACCATATATGTGTGGATCATAAGCGTAGCCATAGACCGGATCCCGCCGTGCAACAGACCCGTCATCCCGAATGACATCCAGTTCCTGCCCGATCACCTCTGGCAGAGAAAGATCACTCTGCAGCCACGCGATATCCGAAGCGCGGAGCAGAGACCGGCTTCCCGGGGCGGAAGGCTTTTTCAGACCCCAGTCCTGAAACCACAGCGCATAACCAAGCGTCGCCCGGGTCATACCTCCATCCCGCGGATCGTCCATGAAACTCCGGCCCGCTGTCAGATAGCCAGGATCAGTTTCACATGTCGGGCGGTAGGGAGGCCACACGTCGTCCGTGGGATGTATCGGCAGATAGGCACGGCAGGCCAGAACATCCATGGCGGCGAGAATATGCGCGACAGGTCTGAAATATTTAATCATCTCCGCAAGCGTGCGTTTGCTGAGATGATTCTTTTCTCTCTCGTTGTTTTCCTGTTCCTCGCTGGCTTCCCGTTTTCTTTTTCTCAGCACGCGCGAAGGGGTGGAGGACTCCATCACATAATCATCAATAGTGCTGAACGGATCAATCCCCCTGTCCCCCGCCTGAAACACGTGCAGGCAACGCTCCCACGATATGGGTATGTCGGGATGATGCAGCGACAGACGGGCGGCGATATGCACCGCCCGGCCAATGTAGCGGCAGCCCTCTTCAATGATGGTGGCCCGGATCGCACTATATTCTGAAAAACCGTACCGTGGCATGGCCGTTTTCAGCCTCGTGCCGATATCGGCAATCCGCATCTGCAACCGCCAGAGATCATGCTCCTGATAGAGGTTCTGGAGTTCGAGAGCCCTGTCGAGACTGGAGAGCGGCTGCGTGTGGATCTGGTCGTGCAGTTTCCGCCTGACCGAGCCAAGATCATCCAGCGTCTGGAGGTCGAACGGCCTGAGAAAATCCAGGAACTGCCGCCCCGATGTGCGCTGGCAGGCCAGCAACTGCAGATGCTGCCGTTCCAGAAGCATCATTTCCAGATGGAGACAGTCGTCCGTGACGGGAGATGAC harbors:
- a CDS encoding helix-turn-helix domain-containing protein, which codes for MTGTAGRAHHAGSFLVSIRKMQRKLQFLFPVPSSMLLSTKCELKAASMQEIFNFSEVIGVGKTAELFGFSRETAYRLAALGRIVTIKIGRSRFIVTESINNHIQRSITFRQKTIGTPVVDTRS